From the genome of Prunus persica cultivar Lovell chromosome G8, Prunus_persica_NCBIv2, whole genome shotgun sequence:
ACCTAAGATGACATGTGACTGCTGGCCTTCATGGTGCTTCTGTGGCTGTTGTCGCGGTTCAAAGAAGTCTAAGTCTAAGTCTAAGAAGCATGGGATAAGAAGTCTTCTTGGGGGAATTTacaccaagaagaagaaaatgatgggGAAAAACTACGTAAGGAAAGGGAGTGCCCCCATGTTTGATCTTGAAGAGATTGAAGAAGGGTTTGAAGGCTATGATGAGTTGGAGAAATCATCACTAATGTCACAgaaaaattttgagaaacgTTTTGGACAATCTCCTGTTTTTATTGCTTCCACTCTTATGGAAAATGGTGGGCTTCCTGAAGGGAATAATAGCCAAACACTCGTTAAGGAGGCCATTCATGTCATAAGTTGTGGCtatgaagaaaaaactgaATGGGGAAAAGAGGTGAGTAGCGTTATGATGAACTACTTAACTATTTATGCATTTCTAGTATTCTATTCTTTTTACGTCAGGATTTGATACAAAAACTATAATAACTCAagatttggttggtttttcaTTGCAGATTGGGTGGATTTATGGTTCAGTTACAGAAGATATTTTGACCGGCTTCAAAATGCACTGTAGAGGATGGAAGTCAGTTTACTGCATGCCAAAAAGACCAGCTTTCAAGGGATCTGCTCCTATTAATCTATCAGATCGGTTGCACCAAGTTCTGAGATGGGCTCTTGGCTCTGTTGAAATCTTTCTTAGTCGTCACTGCCCCTTATGGTATGCCTATGGAGGAAAATTGAAATGGCTGGAGAGGCTTGCTTACATCAACACCATAGTCTACCCTTTCACTTCCATCCCCTTAATTGCATATTGCACTGTTCCAGCAGTCTGTCTTTTGACCGGAAAGTTCATCATCCCCACTGTAAGTACTCTTACTTTTAAAGACTACTTTGTTTGAAGATCAAAGGAAATTGGCCAATTCATGAATCATATTTTCTAATcagaatttcattatttgcaGCTTAATAACTTTGCTAGCATATGGTTCATGGCTCTTTTCCTCTCCATCATTGCGACTGGCATCCTAGAGCTCAGATGGAGCAATGTTAGCATCGAGGACTGGTGGCGTAACGAGCAATTTTGGGTGATTGGTGGAGTGTCTGCACATTTTTTTGCTGTCTTTCAAGGCCTCCTCAAAGTCCTGTTTGGAGTTGACACCAACTTTACTGTAACATCAAAAGCAGCAGAGGATGCAGAGTTCGGTGAACTCTACCTCTTCAAATGGACAACTCTTCTCATACCACCAACCACCCTGATCATCTTGAACATGGTAGGAGTAGTAGCTGGAATTTCTGATGCCATTAACAATGGCTACGGCTCGTGGGGTCCTTTGTTCGGAAAGCTATTTTTCTCCTTCTGGGTCATTGTTCATCTCTACCCCTTCCTCAAAGGTTTGATGGGAAGGCAAAACAGAACTCCTACCATTGTGATCCTTTGGTCAGTTCTTCTTGCTTCCATCTTCTCATTGATTTGGGTGAGAATTGATCCCTTCTTGCCCAAGCAAACTGGACCAATTCTTAAACAATGTGGTGTGGAATGCTAGCCATGCTATGCTGTTGGGGTTTTCAACTTTCTCTTCATTGATTGTCTTCGTAGTTATGCAACTTTTGCTTGTTTGTCTTCAAATGTTCTTGGTTTCCAAAGGTCATTTGTGTAGACACTATACGTATATGATATATTATTAAGAGAGATTTTTGACACTTACTTGTGTGACCAGGGACCCACTGCCACATGTATAAAACTTAATTACAATACAAATGtgtttcttattatttttatcctcgaatttttttcttattgagaCTATTGgctgttatatatatatatatatatttagtaCAAGTAATAAtctaaattaaagaagaagaaaattttctttcacACAATCAACTAAGATGCCCCGAGAGTCCCAACCTAATAGCTGGTTTGCAAGTCTGGCCCTTTTTCAGTGTCTATGGGCTGGTATTTTAAAACATAGCTATAAAGTCAACAACACAGACAGAACCTTCGTCTGGCTGGAAAGTATTTAATAAGCATCAAAAGCCATTGATGATGTGAGCTGTGAGAAAGCTGTTGAAAGCTACGTCTGAACCCGCAccagaaaagaacaaaaaagcaGTCTTACCCGTTTCGAAAAACGCGGTGTTGCAGACaatttggtgaatttaaaGCATTTAAAGGTTTAGCAGATGAAGTATGGAAAAGTTGACAATTGTCGATTGCAAATGAAACTACATTATATCCACTACTAAATACTACAAGTGCCAAAAGATTCAAAACTTTTGGGTTAaaccaaaatattattttcttaactaGCACGCATCAGGGGCATCAAGAACCAACATTGTTACTAGGCTCAATGCATGTACACACAATACAAACACACCAAGAAAGAGCTAGTTATATATTTACATTTTGAACTAAGATTTGGTTGGCATACACACTACCACTAGTTTCAATCTCTTATTCTATTTTTGATGGCCGGTTAGTTTGTTGATGGTTAACGCACCAAATGGTTCAGAGAGGTAAGGCTGGGTCCGAGCTGATAGTTCTTGTGCCACATAACGCATCGTGGGTCGTGACTCCGGTTGGGCACGAGTGCAGGCCAAGGCTATGGTCACCACAAACACCACTGCCTCTGCCAGTTCACCGGTTGGAGGCTCCAGCCTTTGGTCTAACACATCTTTTAAAAGCAACTCTGTATTGTCCTTCAGTGATTTTGATGACTCTAATAAGGACTCAAGCATTTCCCCTGGGTGCCTTCCCATCATGATTTCTAATGCCACCACTCCAAAGCTATACACATCACTCTTATCTGTGACACGCATGGTGAATGCAAGCTCTGCacatcaagaaaaacaaaattagtcACCTTCGCCAAGTATTTAGTCAAAAACACTAGCATTTACAATACTTCTCAAGATCGAAAATGCCTTTAAAATGAACAAACTACACAGTAAGATTACCTGGTGCCATGTAGCCATAAGAACCAGCAACATTGGTCCAGTTAGTTGAATCCGAGCTCAACAGTTTTGCTGTTCCAAAATCCGCGAGGCGTGGCTCAAAATCACACTCAAGCAACACATTGTTGACAGAAACATCCCGGTGCACAACTGGTGGAGAACAATCATTGTGCAAGTAAGAAAGTGCATGAGCTAGTCCTTGCACAATTTTGACCCTTGTACCCCATCCAAGTTCATCATCTCCTTCCAcaccatacaatgcttttcctAGGCTGCCTCTCTTTAAATACTCATAAACCAAGAACATGGAACCCCTTCTTGAACAGAACCCAAATAACCTAATGATGTTGCGGTGCCTGACATGCGTCaaagtttttatttcattctcAAAACTCTGGCGATTTATTGCTGGAATGTCACTAGAGTCGGATATGTTAAGCCTCTTAACTGCAACAATTTGGCCTGATAGCAACTCTGCCTTGTACACCCTTCCAAATCCTCCTTTTCCAATGCAGTACTTCTCATCAAAGTCCTCTGTGGCCTTCACAATTTCTCCAAACGTAAATTTCACTTCTCTTTCCCATATACTAGACTCAAAGCTCTCAGACTTAGAACTTCTGGCTTCCTCATCAAGCAACTTGGGTTTTTTTCGGaatataagaataagagcaaTAACAGTAGCAATCACTAATAAACCACAAACAGGAACAAAAACACCAATtagaattttgttgttgttcttgttggACTTTTTGCCTGAAGAACTGCATGCACTTAGTCCCTCTGAAGCTCCACACAAGCCAGAGTTTCCAACAAAGGCATTTGCAGGCGCCTTTTGGAAAATCCCACCAGTTGGGACTGGACCTGTCAAGTTGttataagaaaaatcaaagctgTTTAGACTAAGCATGTTGGAAAATGCTGATGGGATGGACCCTGAGAGATGGTTGTTTGAGACATTGAGAACCTCCAATTGAGTGAGCTTGGCCAAGTTTGAAGGTATTTCTCCAGTGAGAAAATTGCCGCTAAGATCCAATAAGTACCGCAACTCTAAGTTTCCAACCTCTGCAGGGATATTACCTGATAACTTGTTATGGCTCAAGTTCAAGCTTGTTAAACTGTCAAACGTGCCAGACTCAATTGGTATTGCCCCTGTAAAATTGTTATCAGACAAATCAAGAAGTTGGAGCTTGGTCAATTTGCCTACACTCTTGGGGATTGATCCTGCCAAGTGGTTGCCGCTCAGGTTGAGCCAGAAGAGTAAGCTTAGATTTCCCAGTTCATCCGGAATTTGCCCTATGAAATCATTAGCTTCTAATCTTAGAGATTGCAATTGTGTCATCTGCCCAAGCTCAGGTGGGATTTGACCAGAGATTCTATTTCTAGCCATGTCCATAGCAGTGATATTTTTGCATTCTGCCCACTGTGGTGAGAGAGTACCAACAAACTGGTTGTCACTAAGAGCAATGAACTCAAGACTGGGATGAACACCAAACGCATTTGTAATGTTTCCAGTGAATTGGTTACCATCAAACCGGACTCTAATTAATCCTGAACAATTTCTCAAGCACGCAGGCAATGACCCTGTGAAGTTGTTACCATTGACTGTGAGAACTTGCAAAGCGAACCCACTGCACAATTCTTGTGGCAATTCTCCAGAGAAACTATTGTTGGAAAAGCTAACATACACCAAATTAGGACTGTACTTCCCAAAATCGCTCGGAATGTCTCCTGATAATTCATTAGTGAACACAGAAAAACTCTGAAGGCTACTTAGAAGAGAAATGTTCTTTGGCAACTCCCCATGAAGTTGGTTTGTGTTGACATCGAAGGTAGCCAATGACATCATGTTTCCAATCTCTGGCGGGATTGTCCCAGTGAGATTGTTGTAGAAAAGCTGTAGGCTATGAAGATTTGTGAGACTCCACAGTGTTATAGGAATTGGCCCTGATAATTGGTTTCCAGAAAGATCCAAATCTTTCAAATCTTTCAAGTTTCCAATCTGTGAGGGAATCGAGGCAGTGAACTTGTTTTGGAACAGAAAAAGGACCTTGAGTTTTGTCAAAAGCCCAATTTCTGCTGGAATATTCCCACTGAAGCTGTTGTTTTGAAGTTGTAAAGAGACCATTTCAGTCCAATTGGAAACCAGAGAAGGCAATAGTGGACCAGTAAATGAATTCCCAGATAAACCCAATTCACCAATTTTGGTAAGCTTGGACAAGGACAGAGGCAGTTCCCCACTGAGGAAATTGGAAGCCAGGGCCAAGTAGGTGAGGTTGGTACAAAGACCAAGCTCATAAGGGATTGAAGAGTTCAAAGAATTGTATCGAAGATCAAGGTATTTGAGCTCCCTGAGTTGGCCTAAAGAGGATGGAATTGGCCCTTCAAGGGAAGTGTTAAGCAGTTCAATTCTTTCAAGGCCAGATATAAAACCAATATCTTCAGGAATTGGACCACCGAAGTGGTTCAGTGCTAAATTAAGGTGTTTAAGCTTAGGAAAGCTTGTTGGCAATGGTCCTTGGAATTGGTTATTGGTGAGATTGAGAAACTCAAGCTTGCCCAGATTAGTAAATACCACTTCTGGTATTTGACCAGTGAAAGCATTTTGAGACAAGTCCAGGAATGTCAAGTTCAAACATTTAGATATAAATTCTGGGAATTCTGAATCAAGACTGTTTAGATAAAAATCAAGGTATgtcaaagaaggcatgcctgAAAATTTAGACCAGTCAGGAGTTTCTAAGTAGTTTCCTCCAAGAATCAAAAACTGTACCTTTTGGAGATTGCTAAGCTGATAGGGAATTACACCAGTGAGAGTGTTGTTGAAGAAACTCAAATACTGAAGCTCAGTCAACATGCCTATCTGCACAGGTATTTCTTGAATGAATAAGTTGTTGCCCAAGTCCAAAGTTGTGAGCTTGGAGAGGTTGCCAACGGCAGATGGCACAGGCCCTGTGAAATTGTTGCCATTGAGGTTGAATTGGGTGAGATTGAGAAATGGGGTGAAGTTGAAATGGGTTAGTGTTGCAGAGATGTTGAAGTTGGAGAGGTCAATTTGGGAAACTTGTTTGGTGCTGTGGTCACAAACAATGGCAGTCCAGTTGCAAAGATTGTTGAGGTTAGTGAGGGACCATGAAGTGAGAGAAGGTGGTGCAGAAGCAAAGGTGTTCTTCCAAGTTAGCAAAGCTTCTGCCTGTGTTTTTGGTGATGAAATGGCCTTGAATGGAAGCAAAGCAAGCAGGAAAatatgaaggagaagaagaagataagtaGGCTTCTGACTCTGAGCAGAGAAAACTCCTCCTTCCATGGTGGTTTGACGCGTTAATGTTATGTATGAATTTTATCCAAGATTTATAGAGGTATAGTGGGTCCACTTGTCCATTAACTtcttcatattaaaatgacaGGAAAAAGATAGGTCAACTTAAAAGGTCATGCTCATGGTTTTGTATGCATATGCATTGGATGGATTTGATTCTTCTGAGTTGCAAGTTGGAATGAATGTTTTAAGAAAGACACTTCTATGAAAAA
Proteins encoded in this window:
- the LOC18768824 gene encoding MDIS1-interacting receptor like kinase 2 gives rise to the protein MEGGVFSAQSQKPTYLLLLLHIFLLALLPFKAISSPKTQAEALLTWKNTFASAPPSLTSWSLTNLNNLCNWTAIVCDHSTKQVSQIDLSNFNISATLTHFNFTPFLNLTQFNLNGNNFTGPVPSAVGNLSKLTTLDLGNNLFIQEIPVQIGMLTELQYLSFFNNTLTGVIPYQLSNLQKVQFLILGGNYLETPDWSKFSGMPSLTYLDFYLNSLDSEFPEFISKCLNLTFLDLSQNAFTGQIPEVVFTNLGKLEFLNLTNNQFQGPLPTSFPKLKHLNLALNHFGGPIPEDIGFISGLERIELLNTSLEGPIPSSLGQLRELKYLDLRYNSLNSSIPYELGLCTNLTYLALASNFLSGELPLSLSKLTKIGELGLSGNSFTGPLLPSLVSNWTEMVSLQLQNNSFSGNIPAEIGLLTKLKVLFLFQNKFTASIPSQIGNLKDLKDLDLSGNQLSGPIPITLWSLTNLHSLQLFYNNLTGTIPPEIGNMMSLATFDVNTNQLHGELPKNISLLSSLQSFSVFTNELSGDIPSDFGKYSPNLVYVSFSNNSFSGELPQELCSGFALQVLTVNGNNFTGSLPACLRNCSGLIRVRFDGNQFTGNITNAFGVHPSLEFIALSDNQFVGTLSPQWAECKNITAMDMARNRISGQIPPELGQMTQLQSLRLEANDFIGQIPDELGNLSLLFWLNLSGNHLAGSIPKSVGKLTKLQLLDLSDNNFTGAIPIESGTFDSLTSLNLSHNKLSGNIPAEVGNLELRYLLDLSGNFLTGEIPSNLAKLTQLEVLNVSNNHLSGSIPSAFSNMLSLNSFDFSYNNLTGPVPTGGIFQKAPANAFVGNSGLCGASEGLSACSSSGKKSNKNNNKILIGVFVPVCGLLVIATVIALILIFRKKPKLLDEEARSSKSESFESSIWEREVKFTFGEIVKATEDFDEKYCIGKGGFGRVYKAELLSGQIVAVKRLNISDSSDIPAINRQSFENEIKTLTHVRHRNIIRLFGFCSRRGSMFLVYEYLKRGSLGKALYGVEGDDELGWGTRVKIVQGLAHALSYLHNDCSPPVVHRDVSVNNVLLECDFEPRLADFGTAKLLSSDSTNWTNVAGSYGYMAPELAFTMRVTDKSDVYSFGVVALEIMMGRHPGEMLESLLESSKSLKDNTELLLKDVLDQRLEPPTGELAEAVVFVVTIALACTRAQPESRPTMRYVAQELSARTQPYLSEPFGALTINKLTGHQK